In Pelagicoccus sp. SDUM812003, the sequence CAACCTTCTTGGCCGCTTTCCTAGCGGTCTTCTTAGCCGCTTTTTTAGCTGCCTTCTTCGCGGCTTTCCTGGCCGCTTTCTTGGCGGGCTTTCCCTCGCCATAATCCAAGGGCAGGTCGCCGTCTTTATCGGTTGCTTCGAGATCGCTAGACATATCGATTATAAAACTTCGAGCAGCCCAAGTCGGCCGCCGGTATAGAGGTGGGAAAGACGACCACGCCGGTCGCGCTTTCGCGCAGAACAATAAGTTATACTAGTGGAGTTTTTTTATGCGGGGGATCAGACAATCCAGTTGTTCGTCGAGGGCAGTCAAGGATCCATCATTCAAGATGACGAAATCCGCTAGTTCTGCCTTCTCCGACAGCGGCATCTGCCGATTCATGCGGGCCAACGCTTGAGAACGATTCAGGCCTCTCTTCTCAAGCCGTTCGACTTGCGTCTCGAGATCAGAGAATACGCAAATCGTAATATCAACGTTTTTCTGTAGGTTTTTTTCGAAGAGCAGCGGGATCTCGATGACCCAATCCCCCCCTTGCGAAGCAGCCTTGGACCAGCGCTCGCGCACCCGCGGATGGAGGAGCGACTCCAGCTCTCCAAGCAGGGCCTTGTCAGAGAAAACGCGCTCGCCCAAGGCAGCGCGATCCACCCCGCCTCCAGGTTTCAGCACCTCCGGACCAAACAGCCTTTCCACAGCCGCGATGGTATCCGCGTCCTCGGCCAGCAGATCATGCACGATCCGGTCGCAGTCCAGCGTTTGAAACCCGCGCTCGGCGAAGCGCTTCGCCACCGTGGACTTCCCGCAACCGATTCCGCCTGTCAGACCTATCTGCATCCCTCAACCGCA encodes:
- the coaE gene encoding dephospho-CoA kinase (Dephospho-CoA kinase (CoaE) performs the final step in coenzyme A biosynthesis.); the encoded protein is MQIGLTGGIGCGKSTVAKRFAERGFQTLDCDRIVHDLLAEDADTIAAVERLFGPEVLKPGGGVDRAALGERVFSDKALLGELESLLHPRVRERWSKAASQGGDWVIEIPLLFEKNLQKNVDITICVFSDLETQVERLEKRGLNRSQALARMNRQMPLSEKAELADFVILNDGSLTALDEQLDCLIPRIKKLH